In the genome of Cetobacterium ceti, one region contains:
- a CDS encoding 1-propanol dehydrogenase PduQ: protein MNKFMIKPEIIFGEDSLNYLKDIKYNRFLIITDKSMVQLKLVDKITEKLPKDSKIKIFSEVEPNPTVDVVEKGVKELFFFQPQCIIALGGGSSIDACKGILYFGNKFFENLGKSNKNIEFIAIPTTSGTGSEVTSYSVITKGNSKIVLAYDEMLPKIALLNPGFMKTLPKKIIADTGIDVLTHGMEAYVSKNRNPFTNSMALEAIKLVSKNLLEHFENPKDLIPRENIQYASCLAGIAFNNSSLGINHSIAHSLGAKFHISHGRSNGIVMPYIIDVNDQGEEFYVEIADVLGLPGRTPKEKRQALKIYVEILKEKLEIPKSLKELGVDFEEFKKLLPEILKDIKNDICTVYNPNSLNDEEYISLLLKIYFGE from the coding sequence ATGAATAAATTTATGATAAAACCTGAAATAATATTTGGAGAAGATTCTCTAAATTATTTAAAGGATATAAAATATAACAGATTTTTAATTATAACAGATAAAAGTATGGTTCAACTTAAACTTGTGGATAAAATAACTGAAAAATTACCAAAAGACTCTAAAATTAAAATATTTAGTGAGGTAGAACCTAATCCTACAGTGGACGTTGTGGAAAAAGGTGTTAAAGAATTATTTTTCTTTCAACCTCAATGTATAATTGCTTTAGGTGGGGGATCTTCTATAGATGCATGTAAAGGAATACTTTATTTTGGAAATAAATTTTTTGAAAATTTAGGAAAATCAAATAAAAACATAGAATTTATAGCTATTCCTACCACAAGTGGAACAGGATCAGAAGTTACTTCATATAGTGTAATTACAAAGGGGAACAGTAAAATTGTCCTTGCCTATGATGAGATGCTTCCTAAAATTGCCCTTTTAAATCCAGGATTTATGAAAACACTCCCTAAAAAAATAATAGCAGATACTGGTATTGATGTATTAACTCATGGGATGGAAGCTTATGTATCTAAAAATAGAAATCCATTTACTAATTCTATGGCTTTAGAGGCTATAAAATTAGTATCTAAAAATCTTTTAGAACATTTTGAAAATCCAAAGGATTTAATTCCTAGAGAAAATATTCAATATGCTTCATGTCTTGCAGGAATTGCTTTTAATAATTCATCTTTAGGGATAAATCATAGTATTGCCCATTCCTTAGGAGCAAAATTTCATATTTCCCATGGACGTTCAAATGGAATTGTAATGCCCTATATAATAGATGTTAATGATCAAGGTGAAGAATTTTACGTGGAAATTGCAGATGTTTTAGGTCTTCCTGGAAGAACTCCTAAGGAAAAAAGACAAGCTTTAAAAATATATGTGGAAATTTTAAAAGAAAAGTTAGAAATACCAAAATCTTTAAAAGAATTAGGAGTTGATTTTGAAGAGTTTAAAAAATTACTTCCAGAAATTTTAAAGGATATAAAAAATGATATTTGTACTGTTTATAATCCAAACTCTTTAAATGATGAGGAATATATAAGTTTATTATTAAAAATATATTTTGGAGAATAA
- a CDS encoding VirK/YbjX family protein, with protein MENIFMFCKDVINNGKNKGQLNTCKKRWKFYSRSLLFFPYTKKYLNFLKNHKYLKKAIYNYPILLSKLHRPYLIINNPIKSKMNNIIDNYLFIDKFFPKHIKESLYRTGEFQLGNIIGKNDNEFTIILNLYPVFDKEGELNIKLLDDKKNEISTVTFSFVKINEDYAIIIGGLQGPKDLDKEYVKECSKNLYGLFPKKIIIESLYFLEKALDYSLDKFAVGNHSHIYTALRYKSNRTILADYDSFWESFGAIKTENNLWKFPKTLEKKSLEDIPSKKRSQFLKKQTLLNNLENKILMKF; from the coding sequence TGCAAAGATGTAATAAATAATGGAAAAAATAAGGGACAATTAAATACATGTAAAAAAAGATGGAAATTTTATTCAAGAAGTCTTTTATTTTTTCCTTATACAAAAAAATACTTAAATTTTTTAAAAAATCACAAATACTTAAAAAAAGCAATATATAACTATCCTATTCTTTTAAGTAAACTTCATAGACCCTATTTAATTATAAACAATCCCATTAAATCTAAAATGAATAATATCATTGATAATTATTTATTTATAGATAAATTTTTTCCAAAGCATATTAAAGAAAGTTTATACAGAACTGGAGAATTTCAACTGGGAAACATTATTGGAAAAAATGATAATGAATTTACAATAATTTTAAATTTATATCCCGTTTTTGATAAGGAAGGAGAATTAAATATAAAATTATTAGATGATAAGAAAAATGAAATATCTACAGTGACATTTAGTTTTGTAAAGATAAATGAGGATTATGCAATAATCATTGGAGGTCTCCAAGGACCTAAAGATTTAGACAAAGAATATGTTAAAGAATGTTCTAAAAATCTTTATGGTTTATTTCCAAAAAAAATTATAATTGAATCTTTATATTTTTTAGAAAAAGCTTTAGATTATTCCCTTGATAAGTTTGCTGTAGGTAATCATAGCCATATTTATACTGCATTAAGATATAAAAGTAATAGAACTATTTTAGCTGACTATGATAGTTTCTGGGAATCTTTCGGAGCTATAAAAACTGAAAATAATCTATGGAAATTTCCTAAAACTTTAGAAAAAAAATCTTTAGAAGATATTCCTAGTAAAAAACGAAGTCAATTTTTAAAGAAGCAAACTCTTTTGAATAACTTAGAAAATAAAATTCTTATGAAATTTTAA
- a CDS encoding GNAT family N-acetyltransferase, translating to MIKGKKVNLRAYKKTDLETLYNLFENNKVKRTLLMGTNTPTAIEYENLFIEKNLIFESELYNFAIESSSTGEYIGGCGINKIDRKNSFATVGIWLGEPFQGRGYGADALRTLCNFIFQEMNIHKIKLNCFSFNFQGLICYQAVGFKEEGISRKEIFRDGQYHDIILMGLFKDELILK from the coding sequence ATGATTAAAGGAAAAAAAGTAAATCTACGTGCTTATAAAAAAACTGATTTAGAAACTTTATACAATTTATTTGAAAATAACAAAGTAAAAAGAACTTTATTAATGGGTACAAATACTCCCACTGCCATTGAATATGAAAATTTATTTATAGAAAAAAATTTAATATTTGAAAGCGAACTTTATAATTTTGCCATAGAAAGTAGTTCTACAGGAGAATATATTGGAGGATGTGGAATAAATAAGATAGATAGAAAAAATAGTTTTGCAACAGTAGGTATTTGGCTTGGAGAACCATTCCAAGGAAGAGGATATGGTGCCGATGCACTCAGAACTCTTTGTAATTTTATTTTTCAAGAAATGAATATACATAAGATTAAACTAAATTGCTTTTCCTTTAATTTTCAAGGACTTATTTGCTATCAAGCTGTAGGTTTTAAAGAAGAAGGAATTTCTAGAAAAGAGATTTTTAGAGATGGCCAATATCATGATATTATTTTGATGGGATTGTTTAAAGATGAATTGATTCTTAAATAA